From Hylaeus volcanicus isolate JK05 chromosome 2, UHH_iyHylVolc1.0_haploid, whole genome shotgun sequence, the proteins below share one genomic window:
- the LOC128872173 gene encoding small subunit processome component 20 homolog encodes MKNKPVRHKESNTFQFKTFSERVSEIDIDVFHRVAHRNEEDDEEVETYFHQTLQKWNLLNLTEGYCSFKKKVRDIITLPQLINQKQFVIDTLIEYLEKKDVLFLQPILELVVAVSKDLQKDFYEHFPRFLSVIVDLLQTKDTEQIEYTFMSLAYLFKFLWRYLVKNVKAVFNLLLPLLADTQPAYVNSFAAESFAFVVRKIKDKDSFLETLVLTLEENPSGVPGCGKLLFEVISGTPGQFHSCAEQMLSSYFGMLNNESVNQNLTFKVLKEIVNCITQNIHPQKCNVFWSVLLNVIDVSIEKTKKFQATAGREKSLILITQLLCIAINYKNGRLVVDPIPLVKKLAQTLDIFKNDSDVLQEIINAAVAILLADNIKLMQETSSQILMKLMAIKDVKLLHGAVESLMHYSAFETSILPQILRHTVTTDFNNDSLHLVTKIVKAKAPQCTNGINLNKWKKYVLDIRGAKSDNINFLLKELKALSDNNIPTNALKVSIILPHLKPLPQEFKDILKEGISSLYKKILNDTNTESDRNKLCFAFLLVLESAIHIFEPEVLHQFLETCDIKILHLITKYPDNKLILNAVDLCITYFSTSQQGEMYVNQIVFDDLNNSIVQKLSSPFSEVRLIVTHLYSLFSDVEEIASVVDTGKSVMELMYLAECEPITVQSYRDRLLHLQSLVFESNAVACLNPKYHEVPLRYLLGNLYINFSLLWEPVSKIIATYALKECEQFWSIFLTELKCNYEGTIDHAPLYECDVVSDIELAIRRSNDKPDYENHKILLWKCMAHFSHFCETKNRDLTVLFIDYVNENFFKSNSEDAKCCSILKLQELNTSDDVIETDMQESEADEKEEKETTISTDTIPKEIDKEIKQSFVPRRNYKTKLLIAQLEIFEKVTNPKTLYRESEVQKIYLDLLSSKNSDIQKAALNCLLNYKHKYLLPYKDNLYNIISDKNLKNELTRFKIDNESNMIQNEHRNEFVPILMRLIYAKMVSKTGMRTGGKVGGSLKRKMILRFLAGTQENEMIIFTEMAFKPFKKYMPFELERKINLKQLTTRIIDTVDLNNVIPPKRLQSAANLLAILIEQFGSKMAHKLLPYLLGLVMCILAEVTGILQKSDKVLAGYLPSIRSVRTTCISILARFFAHFEDYAWSEHEIDALFNVAVFPWLEKLPMEGIHSPTPLLKLFMAWSKNSRYYSLFIKHREDNKSISPLPYVMQLLVGPKTHASVANAILEMIEKMVTLQDYGKTNENDMETDAPFVPLTPVLTNLLEINEEASFSGVNYGSIVLLPHVFSILEYIKRKLGKSNRGVNKTELVILSRISEFVKDPNSCDTLLTLIVPILVKRVFMGDGEETIIELLTTVINLIKYMKKPEIHIRSILPLLGIISSTPARKLFLELYKTIAETSTEDRRETLIRNYNVISALNSWDRRWIDQPDFQRRLDAFTEINNAIEKDEITLEFGVAVIYNCYYFLKNETDLAMRDYAGQCLKLIGPKLAKKYKENVLDRRYLMDDTILALIRKGIVSKNDVVRLVSIGFLGCMAMECPEVHPVLRDLSPLTNKVDPEVDFFENMQHLQMHRRARALLKFCNLAKTLKRAPNPKTLTQFILPLASSYLCNESFIHKNSIIDAAIETVGTVCRLLPWHQYEIILKHYLGKLRSSIEFQKQLVRVVVVILDSFHFNLSKYKSVKEISELRNVRTTKGEDIVLDENEKKDENDTEKTNGESIDQEVEEKLEEALNSETVENAEEVVETVQKEAEEDIPVMEKQTILSQNGAQRVVFSISKELLPQLHRSIMAKTKHDSSHKINKKKVSLENEEEELMRVPIALAFVKLLQKLPECILDTNLPGIFMKLCTFLKSRLESVRRVTREVLQKIMITLGPKYLHYLLREMNTLLTKGFQVHVLAFTVQSVLVALKPYFQKFDINTNLQSILSVCKVDLFGLTAEEKEVMGVVKNVAEAKSTKSFDIFHILAQYITESCLVDLILPLKEVLMRTHSHKTVQKVVECLRNVVLGLADNAFIPLDQMLIFLYGICTESIPELVPERKEKQMTEKEAKALARQKPDSFIIPPQPKNRMGVKVASKTSRNTNVHVIIEFGLKLFHILLKRDKVSSAEFKPFIDPFVPLMSDCLKSQHVKLSTLALQCLNWLLKMDLSSVQDVTSDICSSIFGILHKYAAAGLSKGDNFDLVMAGFKCMSVIVRDVKHYTISIDQLKVLIMYAEQDMHSSDKQATAFGLLKAIIARKMVFPEMSAVMEKVAALSITSELEHVRQQSRSVFYSYLMEYPHGKQLNKHIAFYLTQLSYEMQPGRLSALEMLYSIVTGFPLKALILRSGLIFVMAGARLVNDEDPTCRKLCAKCIKEMITRLPHNNRSKLFDIVVEWLKDSKMMHRTLAAQLCGIFVTVEKDTFESRLNEVLPLLLKQFHAKFDDKDEPGRFVKLQTTEDTELKLQWNIKDPERMKDHHMFQVLQLLLKISANCAAFLKNEEHKETVRSFAEYSQHLLAHPHTWVRLAASQMIGFILAAIDVDKVVDFLENPEKRETETSYMYSDPVVVIRSLTLDLIAQLQPDMTFEDLTDQTVKNLIFVARILKSIKTSDKNADDQYGQVKEKDENLLRLPWLVKRLRKAVNVEITQAPKSTTVRTAFFKWVAGAVVTISMEYLNEVLFNIMSLITREISSAEENNTFLRRLAKEAAVMIKKRLGNEEYTKLLSRVQQKLDIRRAERRKMRTQQFVTDPELAAKRKIARQQKKKEARKRKMDTMKGKKVTRKRRKKEVDLDII; translated from the exons ATGAAGAACAAACCAGTTCGTCATAAGGAATCGAATACCTTTCAG tttaaaacattttctgaGAGAGTAAGTGAAATTGACATCGATGTATTTCACCGAGTTGCTCACCGAAATGAGGAAGATGACGAGGAAGTGGAAACATACTTTCATCAAACTCTTCAAAAGTGGAATTTACTTAACCTCACGGAGGGTTACTGTagctttaaaaagaaagttcgTGACATTATTACTCTTCCACAGTTAATTAATCAGAAGCAATTCGTGATCGACACGTTAATAGAATATTTGGAAAAGAAGGATGTCCTATTTCTTCAACCAATTTTGGA GTTAGTGGTAGCCGTATCAAAAGATCTACAGAAGGATTTTTACGAACATTTCCCTAGATTTCTATCCGTTATAGTTGACTTATTGCAGACGAAAGATACAGAGCAAATAGAATACACATTTATGTCATTGGCATATTTATTCAAGTTCCTATGGCGGTATCtggttaaaaatgttaaagctGTATTCAATCTGCTGCTACCATTGTTAGCAGATACACAGCCAGCTTATGTAAACAGCTTTGCAGCAGAAAGTTTTGCATTTGTGGTGCGCAAGATTAAGGACAAAGATTCTTTCTTAGAGACACTGGTGCTTACCTTGGAAGAAAATCCTAGCGGAGTACCGGGATGTGGAAAGTTATTATTCGAAGTAATATCTGGTACACCAGGGCAATTTCATTCATGCGCCGAGCAAATGCTTTCTTCGTATTTCGGCATGCTAAACAATGAATCTGTTAATCAAAATCTAACGTTTAAAGTACTGAAAGAAATTGTCAACTGCATTACACAAAATATACATCCACAGAAATGTAATGTATTCTGGTCTGTGTTGTTGAATGTTATAGATGTGTCTATtgagaaaacgaaaaagttcCAAGCAACAGCTGGAAgagaaaaaagtttgatcTTAATAACGCAATTGCTATGCATAGccattaattacaaaaatggaaGATTAGTCGTAGATCCTATACCtcttgttaaaaaattggCGCAAACTCTCGATATATTTAAGAACGACAGTGATGTATTACAGGAGATTATAAATGCAGCGGTTGCTATTCTTTTAGcagacaatattaaattaatgcaAGAGACATCTAGCcagatattaatgaaacttaTGGCAATTAAAGATGTTAAGTTATTACACGGGGCTGTTGAAAGTTTGATGCACTATTCAGCGTTTGAAACTTCGATATTGCCTCAGATATTACGACATACTGTTACTACCGATTTTAATAACGACAGTCTACATTTGGTCACCAAAATAGTTAAAGCAAAGGCACCGCAATGTACTAATGGtatcaatttaaataagtgGAAGAAGTACGTTTTAGATATACGAGGCGCCAAATCtgataatatcaattttttgctAAAAGAATTGAAAGCTTTATCGGATAATAATATACCAACTAATGCACTGAAAGTATCGATCATTTTACCACATTTGAAACCTTTACCACAAGAATTTAAAGACATTCTAAAAGAAGGAATATCTTCcttatacaagaaaatattaaacgatacTAATACAGAAAGCGATAGAAATAAACTATGCTTCGctttcttattagttttagAATCAGCGATTCATATTTTCGAACCCGAAGTTCTGCATCAGTTCTTGGAGACCTGtgacataaaaatattgcaccTTATAACTAAATATCCTGacaataaattgattttgaacGCAGTTGATTTATGTATAACGTATTTCAGTACATCGCAGCAAGGAGAAATGTATGTAAATCAAATTGTTTTTGATGATTTGAATAATAGCATCGTACAGAAACTGAGTTCGCCTTTCAGTGAGGTTCGTTTAATCGTAACTCACTTATATTCGTTGTTCTCCGATGTTGAAGAAATTGCATCTGTTGTCGATACTGGAAAAAGTGTCATGGAACTTATGTACTTGGCAGAATGTGAACCAATTACCGTACAAAGTTACCGTGACAGATTGTTGCATTTACAAAGTTTAGTATTCGAAAGTAACGCAGTGGCATGCTTGAATCCTAAATACCACGAAGTTCCGCTGCGGTATTTGTTaggaaatttgtatataaatttttcattactatGGGAACCCGTCAGTAAGATTATAGCTACCTATGCTCTTAAAGAATGTGAGCAGTTTTGGTCGATATTCTTGActgaattaaaatgtaattacgaAGGGACCATAGATCATGCTCCGTTGTACGAGTGCGATGTTGTTTCTGACATAGAATTGGCAATACGTAGAAGCAATGACAAACCAGACTatgaaaatcataaaattcttttgtggaaGTGTATGGCACATTTTTCACATTTCTGTGAGACAAAGAACAGAGATTTGACCGTATTGTTTATCGATTACGTAAACGAGAATTTCTTTAAGTCAAATTCCGAAGATGCCAAGTGTTGTAGCATTTTGAAGCTGCAAGAGTTAAATACATCCGATGATGTAATAGAAACTGATATGCAAGAGAGTGAAGCAGacgagaaagaggaaaaagaaactacaatttctaCAGACACAATACCTAAAGAAATAGATAAGGAAATTAAACAATCGTTTGTCCCAAGAAGGAACTACAAAACGAAGCTTTTAATTGCACAATTGGagatatttgaaaaagtaacgaatccGAAAACATTATATAGGGAGTCAGAGGtgcagaaaatttatttagatttattgTCATCGAAAAATTCTGATATTCAAAAAGCTGCTTTAAATTGTCTACTCAATTACAAGCACAAATATCTTTTACCATATAAAGATAATCTGTACAATATAATCAGcgacaaaaatttgaaaaatgaattaacaCGTTTCAAGATTGATAACGAGAGCAACATGATACAGAATGAACATCGAAATGAATTCGTACCTATATTGATGAGATTGATTTATGCAAAAATGGTTTCAAAAACGGGAATGAGGACTGGCGGCAAAGTTGGAGGAAGTTTGAagcgaaaaatgattttacgTTTTCTAGCTGGCACtcaggaaaatgaaatgattatatttacagaaatgGCGTTCAAACCATTTAAGAAGTACATGCCTTTTGAATTGGagagaaaaatcaatttgaaacaactcACAACTCGTATAATTGATACAGTAGATTTGAATAATGTTATTCCACCTAAACGGTTGCAGAGTGCTGCAAATTTACTTGcgattttaattgaacaattCGGTAGCAAAATGGCTCACAAGTTGTTGCCTTATTTACTTGGTTTGGTAATGTGTATCCTAGCAGAAGTTACTGGAATCTTACAAAAATCGGATAAAGTTCTAGCTGGTTACTTACCATCCATCAGAAGTGTACGAACAACTTGCATCTCAATATTAGCAAGATTTTTTGCTCACTTCGAAGATTACGCATGGAGCGAACATGAAATAGATGCCTTATTCAACGTGGCAGTATTCCCATGGTTGGAGAAACTACCCATGGAGGGTATTCACAGCCCTACACccttattaaaattgttcatgGCATGGAGTAAAAATTCTCGTTACTactcattgtttataaaacatcGCGAAGATAATAAATCTATCAGTCCTCTTCCATACGTTATGCAACTTCTTGTAGGCCCAAAAACTCATGCATCTGTAGCTAATGCTATACTTGAGATGATAGAGAAAATGGTAACGCTACAAGATTATGGGAAGACAAATGAGAATGATATGGAAACTGATGCACCATTCGTTCCTTTGACTCCTGTACTTACTAATTTACTAGAAATAAACGAAGAAGCTTCATTCAGTGGCGTTAATTATGGTTCTATCGTACTTCTTCCTCACGTCTTCAGTATCTTGGAATATATCAAAAGGAAACTTGGAAAGTCTAACAGAGGAGTGAACAAAACAGAGTTAGTCATTTTATCACGTATTTCAGAATTTGTGAAAGATCCAAATTCGTGCGATACGCTCCTTACTCTCATTGTACCGATATTAGTGAAGAGAGTCTTTATGGGAGATGGAGAGGAAACGATCATCGAATTACTTACAACTGTTATAAATCttataaaatacatgaaaaagcCAGAGATTCATATACGTTCAATTTTACCTTTATTGGGCATAATATCATCTACACCTGCTAGGAAACTTTTCTTAGAACTTTACAAAACCATCGCTGAAACATCGACGGAAGATCGTCGTGAAACATTGATACGAAATTACAATGTAATATCCGCGCTTAATTCGTGGGATCGCAGATGGATCGATCAACCAGATTTTCAAAGGAGATTGGACGCATTTACTGAGATTAATAACGCGATCGAGAAGGATGAAATTACGTTAGAGTTCGGCGTAGCTGTTATTTATAACTgttattactttcttaaaaatgAGACAGATTTAGCAATGAGAGATTATGCAGGACAGTGTCTTAAACTTATTGGTCCGAAACTGGCGAAAAAGTACAAGGAAAATGTATTAGATAGACGCTATCTAATGGACGATACAATTTTAGCATTGATAAGGAAAGGAATTGTTAGTAAAAACGATGTTGTACGACTTGTATCGATAGGTTTCTTAGGGTGTATGGCTATGGAGTGTCCAGAAGTACATCCTGTTTTGCGAGACTTGTCGCCATTAACGAACAAAGTGGATCCCGAAGTggatttctttgaaaacatGCAACATTTACAAATGCACAGAAGAGCTCGCGCATTGCTTAAGTTTTGTAATTTAGcgaaaacattgaaaagaGCACCGAATCCAAAAACATTGACGCAATTTATTCTTCCTCTTGCTTCTTCGTATTTGTGTAACGAAAGTTTCATACATAAAAACAGCATCATCGATGCTGCGATCGAAACAGTTGGAACTGTGTGTAGACTTTTACCTTGGCATCAATACGAGATCATCTTAAAGCATTATTTAGGGAAATTAAGAAGTTCTATCGAATTTCAAAAGCAACTTGTTAGAGTAGTTGTCGTTATCCTAGATTCTTTTCACTTTAATCTGTCGAAGTACAAATCCGTCaaagaaatttcagaattGAGAAATGTTAGAACTACTAAAGGAGAAGATATAGTTCTTGATGAGAACGAAAAGAAGGATGAAAATGATACTGAAAAAACTAACGGTGAAAGCATCGATCAAGAAGTAGAGGAAAAATTAGAAGAAGCTTTAAATTCTGAAACTGTAGAGAATGCAGAAGAAGTTGTTGAAACAGTTCAAAAAGAAGCAGAGGAAGATATACCTGTGATGGAAAAGCAAACGATACTGTCACAGAATGGAGCACAAAGAGTCGTGTTTAGTATATCTAAAGAACTGTTACCTCAACTTCATCGTTCTATTATGGCAAAAACCAAGCACGATAGTAgtcacaaaattaataaaaagaaggtTTCATTGGaaaacgaggaagaagaatTAATGCGTGTTCCCATTGCACTTgcatttgttaaattattacagaaattgcCTGAATGCATTCTCGATACGAATTTACCAGG aaTCTTTATGAAGTTATGCACATTCTTGAAGTCACGTTTGGAATCAGTACGACGCGTTACACGAGAAGTTTTACAGAAGATTATGATAACTCTGGGTCCAAAATATCTTCATTATCTGTTAAGAGAAATGAATACATTGTTAACAAAGGGTTTTCAGGTCCATGTTCTTGCATTTACGGTACAATCGGTGCTAGTTGCTCTGAAACCGTATTTCCAGAAATTTGATATCAATACAAATCTCCAAAGTATTTTATCT GTATGCAAAGTGGATCTGTTTGGATTAACAGCAGAAGAGAAAGAAGTAATGGGCGTTGTAAAAAATGTAGCAGAGGCGAAGTCTACAAAAAGTTTCGATATCTTCCACATACTGGCGCAATATATCACAGAATCTTGCTTGGTGGATCTGATTTTGCCATTGAAAGAAGTGCTGATGAGAACCCACTCGCACAAAACTGTGCAGAAAGTGGTGGAATGTTTAAGAAACGTTGTATTGGGTTTAGCTGATAACGCTTTTATACCATTAGACCAAATGCTGATATTCCTTTATGGTATATGTACTGAAAGCATCCCCGAGCTCGTACCTGAGAGGAAGGAGAAGCAGATGACAGAGAAAGAAGCAAAGGCGCTGGCTAGACAAAAACCAGATTCTTTCATTATACCGCCACAGCCGAAAAATAGAATGGGCGTAAAAGTTGCTTCGAAAACGTCGAGAAATACTAACGTTCACGTCATTATAGAATTTggtttgaaattgtttcacaTTTTACTGAAGAGAGACAAAGTATCTTCTGCAGAGTTCAAACCTTTTATAGATCCATTCGTACCGCTTATGAGCGATTGTTTAAAATCTCAACATGTCAAG ttGAGCACGTTAGCGTTACAGTGTTTAAATTGGCTGCTCAAGATGGACCTATCTTCTGTTCAAGACGTAACCTCCGATATCTGTTCCTCCATATTCGGTATATTACACAAATATGCTGCAGCGGGTTTGAGCAAAGGAGATAACTTTGATCTCGTTATGGCTGGTTTCAAATGCATGTCTGTAATTGTTCGCGACGTGAAACATTACACAATCAGCATCGACCAACTGAAAGTTCTAATTATGTACGCCGAACAAGATATGCACAGCAGCGATAAACAGGCGACAGCGTTCGGTTTACTCAAAGCGATAATTGCTCGAAAGATGGTCTTCCCTGAAATGTCCGCGGTCATGGAGAAAGTCGCTGCTCTGAGCATTACGTCCGAATTAGAACACGTCAGGCAGCAATCTCGCTCCGTCTTCTATTCGTATCTGATGGAGTATCCCCATggaaaacaattaaacaaacatatagcattttatttaacacaacTTAGTTACGAGATGCAACCTGGTCGATTGAGCGCGTTGGAAATGCTTTACAGTATCGTTACTGGATTTCCATTA AAAGCTCTAATCTTGAGGTCAGGCCTCATATTTGTAATGGCAGGGGCGAGGTTGGTAAACGACGAGGATCCAACTTGTCGCAAATTGTGTGCAAAGtgtattaaagaaatgattacACGCTTGCCTCATAATAATAGGAGTAAACTTTTCGATATAGTCGTGGAATGGTTGAAAGATTCCAAG atgATGCATCGCACTTTGGCTGCCCAGTTGTGCGGTATATTTGTAACAGTAGAGAAAGATACTTTCGAGTCTCGCCTGAATGAAGTATTACCCCTCCTATTGAAACAGTTTCACGCGAAGTTCGACGACAAAGACGAACCTGGCCGTTTCGTAAAATTGCAAACAACCGAAGACaccgaattaaaattacaatggaACATCAAGGACCcagaaagaatgaaagatcATCACATGTTTCAAGTCTTGcagttgttattaaaaatatcggCGAACTGCGCAGCTTTCCTCAAGAACGAAGAGCACAAGGAGACAGTCCGTTCCTTTGCTG AATACAGTCAGCACTTGCTAGCACATCCGCACACATGGGTTCGTTTAGCAGCGTCTCAAATGATCGGTTTTATCTTGGCTGCCATCGATGTTGACAAAGTCGTAGACTTCCTGGAGAATCCAGAAAAACGCGAAACAGAAACCAGTTATATGTACTCTGATCCTGTCGTCGTCATAAGAA